The genomic segment ATCTTCCAAACTTGGTTGTGTTTTGAAATTTTTACGAAGATAGAAGATCGCGTCTGCAATCCTATCAAAGTCTGTGTTTTGTTGTCCTTTCATGATTTTGGAGTATAGATAAGAAAGAGATAACTCGAAACCCGATACTTGCTATTTGTACCAGAAATTCCAGCTATTTAAAAGACCTTCTTCTTTCCTAATTTTAGTTAAAACAAGGCTTGACGATTCTTCATTTCAGATCCCCTCTTTTAAAAATGTCACAATATGTGACATTTTTAAAAGAGGGGATGTGGGAACGAGGGAGCAAACCAGAGAACTTGTATTAGAAGCTGCAGAATCCCTGTTTCTGGCCAAAGGACTCCTGGAAGTTTCCATGGAGGATATTGCCGCAAAAGCATCTTGCACTCGGCGAAATCTATATCGTTACTTTGATACAAAAGAAGCGCTCAGTATTGAAGTTCTTAGAAAACTTCTTTCTCCTTGGAATGATTTTCAGCTTCAAACTTTCGAGAGGTTAAGAAGTTCCAATCTTTCCGGAAGAGATGAACTAGTTTCCTTTCTCAAAACTCTGGCCAAATATTTAGAAACTCATAAACCTTTGCTTCGTTTCACTGCGGAGTTCGACTTTGTGTTCAGAGAG from the Leptospira saintgironsiae genome contains:
- a CDS encoding TetR/AcrR family transcriptional regulator → MGTREQTRELVLEAAESLFLAKGLLEVSMEDIAAKASCTRRNLYRYFDTKEALSIEVLRKLLSPWNDFQLQTFERLRSSNLSGRDELVSFLKTLAKYLETHKPLLRFTAEFDFVFRERSSFQLDASSEESLFAEFLFTEKLIIQILEKGEGDRSLSIPSSLAILVPTITTVLWSLGQRVALRETLIPREFGVNGMELVQTQIDLLVLALETKQDPGEKKEN